Proteins encoded by one window of Anaeromyxobacter diazotrophicus:
- a CDS encoding DHA2 family efflux MFS transporter permease subunit: protein MSVAAALPGAAAPARPRTNKWLVTVAVSFGTLMGAIDTSIVNVALPQIRGAVGATVQEITWITTGFVIATVVVMPLTAFLGRFFGQKRVYLASLVLFLVGSALCGTAGSLGTLVFYRALQGFGAGALQPTEQAILRQTFPPKEQGMAMAVFAMAVMVGPAIGPTLGGWIVDNYHWSWIFFINLPIGILGLFMVWRFVEEPDDIRAANRAAAAEQRKYLDWQGIALLSVGLACLQYVLEEGQRDDWFQSRTIAACAAVAALGLLGFVWRELTARAPAVNVRLFKDPVFSSGTLIGAVMFAMLMASMFLLPVFMQELLGFTATQSGLVLVPRVGVMMLATPLVGRIYNRVSPRLLVGIGVVLVSWGSVNLSHVTLQSSSAEIVRQILVQGVGFSFLFVPLTTTALSNVERTKLTDATGLNSLLRQIGGSMGLAVFATLLSRYQTHARHALAAHVTAENPQVVERLGQLQAGLAARGGLDPVSAKAGALAALNGQVTQQAAVLAFEKTFLVTGLVFLCVLPLLLFLKVNRHGAAGAAHAALE from the coding sequence GTGAGCGTCGCCGCCGCGCTGCCGGGGGCCGCCGCGCCGGCCCGCCCGCGCACCAACAAGTGGCTCGTCACGGTGGCGGTGAGCTTCGGGACGCTCATGGGCGCGATCGACACGTCCATCGTCAACGTGGCGCTGCCCCAGATCCGCGGCGCGGTCGGCGCCACCGTGCAGGAGATCACCTGGATCACCACCGGGTTCGTCATCGCGACGGTGGTGGTGATGCCGCTCACCGCCTTCCTCGGCCGCTTCTTCGGCCAGAAGCGCGTCTACCTGGCGAGCCTGGTGCTGTTCTTGGTCGGCTCGGCCCTGTGCGGCACCGCCGGCAGCCTCGGGACGCTCGTCTTCTACCGGGCGCTGCAGGGCTTCGGCGCCGGCGCGCTGCAGCCGACCGAGCAGGCCATCCTGCGCCAGACCTTCCCGCCCAAGGAGCAGGGGATGGCCATGGCCGTCTTCGCCATGGCGGTGATGGTCGGCCCGGCCATCGGCCCGACGCTGGGCGGGTGGATCGTCGACAACTATCACTGGTCGTGGATCTTCTTCATCAACCTCCCCATCGGGATCCTGGGCCTGTTCATGGTCTGGCGCTTCGTGGAGGAGCCGGACGACATCCGCGCCGCCAACCGCGCCGCCGCCGCCGAGCAGCGCAAGTACCTCGACTGGCAGGGCATCGCGCTCCTGTCGGTGGGCCTCGCCTGCCTGCAGTACGTGCTGGAGGAGGGGCAGCGCGACGACTGGTTCCAGTCGCGCACCATCGCCGCCTGCGCGGCGGTGGCCGCGCTCGGGCTCCTCGGCTTCGTCTGGCGCGAGCTCACCGCCCGCGCGCCGGCCGTCAACGTCCGCCTCTTCAAGGACCCGGTCTTCAGCTCCGGCACGCTCATCGGCGCGGTCATGTTCGCCATGCTCATGGCGAGCATGTTCCTCCTGCCGGTCTTCATGCAGGAGCTGCTCGGCTTCACCGCCACCCAGTCCGGCCTGGTGCTGGTGCCGCGGGTGGGGGTGATGATGCTCGCGACGCCGCTCGTCGGCCGCATCTACAACCGCGTCTCGCCGCGCCTGCTGGTCGGCATCGGGGTGGTGCTGGTGTCCTGGGGGTCGGTGAACCTCTCGCACGTCACGCTCCAGAGCAGCTCGGCCGAGATCGTGCGGCAGATCCTGGTGCAGGGGGTGGGCTTCAGCTTCCTGTTCGTCCCCCTCACCACCACCGCGCTCTCCAACGTGGAGCGGACGAAGCTCACCGACGCCACCGGCCTCAACTCGCTCCTCCGCCAGATCGGCGGGTCGATGGGCCTGGCGGTGTTCGCGACCCTCCTGTCGCGCTACCAGACCCACGCCCGGCACGCGCTGGCGGCCCACGTCACCGCGGAGAACCCGCAGGTGGTGGAGCGGCTCGGACAGCTCCAGGCCGGGCTCGCCGCGCGCGGCGGGCTCGACCCGGTGAGCGCCAAGGCCGGCGCCCTGGCGGCGCTGAATGGCCAGGTGACGCAGCAGGCGGCGGTGCTCGCCTTCGAGAAGACCTTCCTCGTGACGGGGCTCGTCTTCCTGTGCGTGCTGCCGCTCCTCCTCTTCCTCAAGGTGAATCGCCACGGCGCCGCGGGTGCGGCGCACGCGGCGCTGGAGTGA
- a CDS encoding HlyD family secretion protein, with protein sequence MTPPMQAGHDSSARALPAAVPDPAPEARPGGRKRLLVRAAAAALAALALLFGLHLFLTRGEETTDDAQVEADVVPIAPRVAGAVLRVAVHDDQLVKKGDLLFELDPADHAARAQQAEAELATAQAQAAAADAQVQVVEASARGGFAGARAAVSSSSAALQQADAQIAAAQAAQRRAEAEAVKARADLTRARQLRAGDAIAQAQLDAVEAAAESAEAGVASARANLAAAEEAKQTARGRVGEAEGRLGQSTPVAAQIASAHAGAELAHARVKSAQAALDLARLQLRYTQVVAPADGQVSKLTVREGQLVAVAQPVAQLVPSATYLVANFKETQVGAMRPGQRVDVEVDAYGGKTLQGKVESLSGGTGARFSLLPPDNASGNFVKVVERVPVRIAWVDPPKDLALRAGLSATVTVHTR encoded by the coding sequence ATGACGCCCCCCATGCAGGCCGGCCACGACTCGAGCGCCCGCGCGCTCCCCGCCGCCGTCCCCGACCCCGCGCCGGAGGCGCGCCCCGGCGGCCGCAAGCGCCTGCTCGTCCGCGCCGCCGCCGCGGCGCTGGCGGCCCTGGCGCTCCTCTTCGGGCTCCACCTCTTCCTCACCCGCGGCGAGGAGACCACCGACGACGCGCAGGTCGAGGCGGACGTGGTGCCGATCGCGCCGCGCGTCGCCGGGGCGGTCCTGCGGGTGGCGGTCCACGACGACCAGCTGGTGAAGAAGGGCGACCTCCTCTTCGAGCTCGACCCCGCCGATCACGCCGCCCGGGCGCAGCAGGCCGAGGCCGAGCTCGCCACCGCGCAGGCCCAGGCGGCCGCGGCCGACGCGCAGGTCCAGGTGGTGGAGGCGAGCGCCCGGGGCGGGTTCGCCGGCGCCCGCGCGGCGGTCAGCTCCAGCTCGGCGGCGCTGCAGCAGGCGGACGCCCAGATCGCGGCCGCCCAGGCGGCCCAGCGCCGCGCCGAGGCGGAGGCGGTGAAGGCGCGCGCCGATCTCACCCGGGCGCGGCAGCTGCGCGCGGGCGACGCCATCGCCCAGGCGCAGCTCGACGCGGTCGAGGCCGCGGCCGAGTCGGCCGAGGCGGGCGTGGCCTCCGCGCGCGCCAACCTGGCCGCGGCCGAGGAGGCCAAGCAGACGGCGCGCGGCCGGGTGGGGGAGGCGGAGGGGCGCCTCGGGCAGAGCACGCCCGTGGCGGCGCAGATCGCCTCCGCCCACGCCGGGGCGGAGCTGGCGCACGCCCGGGTGAAGAGCGCGCAGGCGGCGCTCGACCTGGCGCGCCTGCAGCTCCGCTACACGCAGGTGGTGGCGCCCGCCGACGGGCAGGTCTCGAAGCTCACGGTGCGCGAGGGGCAGCTCGTGGCGGTGGCGCAGCCGGTGGCCCAGCTCGTCCCGAGCGCCACCTACCTCGTGGCGAACTTCAAGGAGACGCAAGTCGGGGCCATGCGCCCCGGGCAGCGCGTCGACGTGGAGGTGGACGCCTACGGCGGCAAGACGCTGCAGGGGAAGGTGGAGAGCCTCTCCGGCGGCACCGGCGCGCGCTTCTCGCTCCTGCCGCCGGACAACGCCTCCGGGAACTTCGTGAAGGTGGTGGAGCGGGTGCCGGTCCGCATCGCCTGGGTCGATCCGCCGAAGGACCTCGCGCTGCGCGCCGGCCTGTCCGCCACCGTGACCGTGCACACGCGCTGA
- a CDS encoding FtsB family cell division protein — MKRLFRHRTALYLAALTALLALSAADPGGLRKALLQERQVARLAEENAALEQSVLRLRREVKALSGDPAALERAAREELGYVKPGEIVYRLDEGEAR, encoded by the coding sequence ATGAAGCGCCTCTTCCGCCACCGCACCGCCCTCTACCTGGCCGCCCTCACGGCGCTGCTGGCCCTCTCGGCGGCCGATCCCGGCGGCCTGCGCAAGGCGCTCCTCCAGGAGCGCCAGGTGGCGCGCCTGGCCGAGGAGAACGCCGCGCTGGAGCAGAGCGTGCTGCGGCTCCGGCGCGAGGTGAAGGCGCTCTCCGGGGACCCGGCCGCCCTCGAGCGCGCCGCGCGCGAGGAGCTCGGGTACGTGAAGCCGGGCGAGATCGTCTACCGCCTCGACGAAGGCGAGGCGCGGTGA